Proteins encoded within one genomic window of Deltaproteobacteria bacterium:
- a CDS encoding IS110 family transposase yields MISSLENYRKKFAEQIECLKTVPGVGPLVSLTCLAYYNNPTRFKNAKHAASYAGLVPTTYHSAERERFGHITKEGPRPLRTMLVEAAQHSRRKNHPLHKQYIRLAMRKGHNIAIVAMAHRLARICWALLRDQKPFDARLIVRGTKLLLKSKNILTNKARLENLA; encoded by the coding sequence TTGATAAGCAGCTTAGAGAATTATCGTAAAAAATTTGCAGAACAGATTGAGTGCTTAAAAACTGTGCCAGGTGTTGGACCACTGGTTTCGTTAACTTGTCTTGCCTATTACAACAACCCGACTCGTTTTAAAAACGCCAAACATGCAGCGAGCTACGCTGGTTTAGTGCCTACAACCTATCATTCGGCAGAGCGTGAACGATTTGGTCACATCACCAAAGAAGGGCCACGGCCTCTACGTACAATGTTGGTAGAGGCAGCTCAACATTCCCGACGTAAAAACCATCCATTGCATAAACAATATATTCGTTTAGCTATGCGTAAAGGACACAATATTGCCATTGTGGCAATGGCGCATAGATTAGCGAGAATATGTTGGGCTTTGTTGCGTGATCAAAAGCCATTTGATGCTCGACTTATTGTTCGTGGAACTAAGCTTTTATTAAAATCAAAAAATATATTAACAAATAAGGCTCGTTTGGAAAATTTGGCTTAA
- a CDS encoding transposase: MSKCCTFCIQKHNSEKVIASGEFETSGEAIKAFARKHKLSAGTRVGLETGTTTIFVARELAKAGLVPVVIDAREVRRKARRMRQKDDARDAFEICDGLRRDVYVSTVIMPEGDIQRIRDLLTLRSHFVRLRSAEVLSLKSALRKQGFGRLTIKLRNEKAFETLSKIPELSSELRDRIQSHQRMFIAANNEVVLLDKQLRELS; this comes from the coding sequence TGCCAGTGGTGAATTTGAAACTTCAGGTGAAGCAATTAAAGCTTTTGCTCGTAAACACAAATTGTCTGCTGGTACTCGTGTTGGTTTAGAAACCGGAACAACAACAATATTTGTAGCACGTGAATTAGCTAAAGCCGGTTTGGTTCCTGTTGTTATTGACGCTCGCGAAGTACGTCGCAAAGCTCGACGCATGAGGCAAAAAGATGATGCACGAGATGCTTTTGAGATTTGTGATGGCCTACGTCGTGATGTCTACGTTAGCACAGTGATTATGCCTGAAGGTGATATTCAACGCATCCGTGATTTACTGACACTACGCTCTCATTTCGTCCGTTTGCGTAGTGCTGAAGTACTCAGCCTTAAAAGCGCACTGCGAAAACAAGGCTTCGGTCGATTAACTATAAAATTACGTAACGAAAAAGCATTTGAGACTTTATCAAAAATACCTGAGCTAAGCTCTGAACTCAGAGACAGAATACAATCTCATCAACGAATGTTTATTGCAGCCAATAACGAAGTGGTTTTGCTTGATAAGCAGCTTAGAGAATTATCGTAA